From Longimicrobium sp., one genomic window encodes:
- a CDS encoding ABC transporter ATP-binding protein: FARLNGIADDLAERRVEEMVAAFGLEEFADRLCGKLSTGQRQRVSIARAVVHDPPALVLDEPTLGLDVLSSDAIFRFIADARARGRAVLFSTHQMSEVELLADRVGIIANGRLVEEGTAEEITERAGEHNLARAFLRIVREAA; this comes from the coding sequence CTTCGCGCGCCTCAACGGCATCGCGGACGACCTCGCTGAGCGGCGGGTGGAGGAGATGGTGGCCGCCTTCGGGCTGGAGGAGTTCGCGGACCGCCTCTGCGGAAAGCTCTCCACCGGCCAGCGGCAGCGGGTGTCCATCGCCCGCGCGGTGGTGCACGATCCGCCCGCGCTGGTGCTGGACGAACCCACGCTGGGGCTCGACGTGCTGAGCAGCGACGCCATCTTCCGCTTCATCGCCGACGCGCGGGCCCGGGGGCGTGCCGTGCTCTTCTCCACCCACCAGATGAGCGAGGTGGAGCTGCTGGCCGACCGCGTGGGGATCATCGCCAACGGGCGGCTGGTGGAGGAGGGGACGGCCGAGGAGATCACGGAGCGCGCGGGCGAGCACAACCTGGCGCGCGCCTTCCTGCGCATCGTGCGGGAGGCCGCGTGA